Proteins encoded in a region of the Leishmania donovani BPK282A1 complete genome, chromosome 14 genome:
- a CDS encoding ADP/ATP mitochondrial carrier-like protein — MPAHAASPPAAHQEQQYQASQTGTAGSDTPYGQYGGGQELQLTATDMALDMLIRAVFDLLQRSMAAPIDRVMVLTAVEGELVRQGRLPAGGFHGVGQLYSRLWRKEGLGGFLRGVMADAVLTLPSGFVDSFATNAVFACLQRLIPARMADQMSTSVIVALSMAATSAAVWVATPYNAIRKTIMTNYMADIVAPAGGATGAVCAGGEAAAAKSGANGRADAEEAEPVSPLQEEAYRYTTATETARQIYRRKGWGGFYRGAAVEPLTVCAYRGLYLIASVMLSERVQMAYPYAVARGLAIVADVLTQPLEVVSRRLVLTASDEKDERRYAGVMDCARTIVREEGVTALWSGLRFRLMVSVASIAIRTVFVMFTDSADA; from the coding sequence ATGCCCGCCCacgccgcctctcccccaGCTGCCCACCAGGAGCAGCAGTACCAGGCTTCTCAGACGGGCACAGCAGGTAGCGACACCCCGTATGGCCAGTACGGCGGCGGTCAAGAGTTGCAGCTGACTGCTACGGATATGGCGCTGGACATGCTGATCCGCGCCGTCTTTGATCTTTTACAGCGATCTATGGCGGCCCCGATTGACCGCGTGATGGTGCTGACCGCTGTCGAGGGCGAACTGGTGCGCCAGGGCCGCCTGCCCGCTGGTGGCTTCCATGGCGTTGGACAGCTGTACAGCCGCCTGTGGCGCAAGGAGGGGCTTGGCGGTTTTCTCCGCGGTGTCATGGCAGATGcggtgctgacgctgccgagCGGCTTCGTGGACTCGTTCGCCACCAATGCGGTGTTTGCATgcctgcagcggctgatTCCGGCCCGCATGGCGGATCAGATGAGCACCTCTGTCATCGTGGCGCTGTCGATGGCGGCcacgagcgcggcggtgtgGGTCGCCACCCCGTACAATGCCATCCGCAAAACTATCATGACCAACTACATGGCTGACATTGTCGCTCCAGCCGGTGGTGCTACCGGTGCTGtttgcgctggcggcgaggcagcggcggcgaagagcgGTGCGAATGGAAGAGCAGATGCAGAGGAGGCTGAGCCGgtctcgccgctgcaggaggaggcgtacCGCTACACAACAGCCACGGAGACAGCTCGCCAAATCTACCGTCGCAAGGGTTGGGGCGGGTTctaccgcggcgccgccgtcgagccGCTGACCGTGTGCGCTTACCGTGGTCTGTACCTTATCGCCTCCGTCATGTTGAGTGAGCGTGTACAGATGGCGTACCCGTACGCGGTGGCTCGCGGGTTGGCGATTGTGGCCGACGTACTCACGCAgccgctggaggtggtgagcCGTCGCCTCGTTCTGACGGCTTCAGACGAGAAGGACGAGAGGCGCTACGCCGGCGTTATGGACTGCGCCAGGACGATTGTGCGAGAAGAAGgggtgacggcgctgtggTCGGGGCTACGCTTCCGGCTCATGGTGAGCGTCGCTAGCATTGCAATACGCACGGTTTTCGTAATGTTTACGGATTCCGCAGACGCTTGA